A portion of the Paenibacillus hamazuiensis genome contains these proteins:
- a CDS encoding DNA polymerase III subunit alpha, with protein MSRFTHLHVHSEYSLLDGAARIDELVGQAARLGMKSLALTDHGVMYGAIPFYKACKQHGIKPIIGCEVYYTAGSIRDKGTRQEQPIYHLILLAKNEQGYRNLMKLCTIGHLQGFHYKPRIDHEHLARHGEGLVCLSSCLGSEISQHLLHDKYEEAKKAALRYRGIFGEDFFLELQDHGLLEQKKVMQAMIRLSEDTGIPLIATNDVHYVKQEDHAVQDILICIGTGKTVEDKERLKFHTSQMYLKSGEEMDKLFAHVPESIENTEIVAQRCNLEIEFGQSILPKFAPIPEDRTAGEYLAELCWMGLEKRYGHTPKWEDEAFREKVERRLDYELRIIDSMGFSDYFLIVWDFIRFAHERGIATGPGRGSSAGSLVAYVLRITDVDPIAYDLLFERFLNPERVTMPDIDIDFSDVRRDEVIDYVVQKYGKEHVAQIITFGTMAAKAAVRDVGRVLNMPYNEVDRAAKLIPHHLGVTLQEALQYSPELKVLSEKHPKTAELLEIAMKVEGMPRHASTHAAGVIISREPLTQYVPLQEGNEQTALTQYPMEHLEAIGLLKMDFLGLRTLSIIERTLFWIREQYGTKIDFQRIPMDDDPATYALLSHGDTTGIFQLESPGMRRVLKDLKPSAFTDIISVLALYRPGPMEFIPKYIACKHGQQQVEFPHPELASILGDTYGIIVYQEQIMQIASKMAGFSLGEADLLRRAVSKKKREVLDEQRAHFVGGSTRQGYSEEDANKVYDMIVRFADYGFPKAHATAYGVLAFQTAYLKAHYPVQFMASMLTAVLGSHHKVAEYVDECRRMDIAVLPPDINESRDVFTPVMQTGRDFGPEGKPLMSAGAESPSGADAAPVDAVHGNVHSRERASDASAAENVDASAGAAAANARAIRFGLAAIKNVGTHAIESILQERQIGPFESLLDFCRRVDLRVCNKRVIESLIQAGAFDSLPGHRAQLLSMLEETIEAAVKWRKERDDLQLSLLGFTEEVNWEVEYPEVAPLTLSQQLELERELLGLYISGSPLDDYAELIDELEAEPIHYLIELPDHSDVAVAGMVVSCKTIVTKKGQPMAFIELEDRIAKTEVVLFPETWKRYAPLVQKGSLVYIRAKLQHGDEDVKLLADLVIMLNDPELKEKAKRFVPSSAGGRFGGSGAGGGRPAAAAGRTAAAAGQPQRAAEPHAAGGQPASTRNAGARPAEVRPAGAQPGGGRAAERRGGADAPAAVARAAGAHPGGGRAAEAQPAAAPRVSGSVGAPGPAAGPANPAGAASPAARTGTAARAKTSQRVFIKISAGREQPAVLEELKALLLKSKGPLTVALYYESSQKTIGLSDSYAVRPSPELFGEIEKLLGKDTVKVK; from the coding sequence ATGAGCCGATTTACCCATCTTCATGTGCACAGTGAATACAGCTTGCTGGACGGAGCGGCACGGATCGACGAGTTGGTCGGCCAGGCCGCCCGCCTCGGCATGAAGTCGCTCGCCTTGACGGATCACGGCGTGATGTACGGCGCGATTCCCTTTTACAAGGCGTGCAAGCAGCATGGCATCAAGCCGATCATTGGCTGCGAGGTGTATTACACGGCGGGTTCGATCCGTGACAAAGGAACGCGCCAGGAGCAGCCGATCTACCACCTCATTTTGCTTGCCAAAAACGAGCAGGGCTACCGGAATCTCATGAAGCTTTGCACGATCGGCCATCTGCAGGGCTTCCATTATAAACCTCGAATCGATCACGAGCACCTCGCCCGGCACGGGGAAGGGCTCGTCTGTTTAAGCTCGTGCCTCGGGAGTGAAATCTCGCAGCATCTGCTGCACGATAAATATGAAGAAGCGAAAAAGGCGGCTTTGCGGTATCGCGGCATTTTTGGCGAGGACTTTTTCCTGGAACTTCAGGATCACGGCCTCCTCGAGCAAAAAAAGGTGATGCAGGCGATGATCCGGCTGAGCGAGGATACCGGCATTCCGCTGATCGCCACGAACGATGTGCACTATGTAAAACAGGAAGATCATGCCGTGCAGGATATTCTCATCTGCATCGGTACCGGCAAGACGGTCGAAGACAAGGAGCGGCTGAAGTTTCATACCAGTCAGATGTATCTGAAAAGCGGCGAAGAGATGGACAAGCTGTTCGCGCACGTGCCGGAATCGATCGAAAATACGGAGATCGTGGCGCAGAGATGCAATCTGGAGATCGAATTCGGTCAGTCGATTTTGCCAAAATTTGCGCCGATTCCCGAGGATCGGACAGCGGGCGAATATCTTGCGGAATTGTGCTGGATGGGGCTCGAAAAGCGGTACGGGCATACGCCTAAATGGGAGGACGAAGCTTTCCGCGAGAAGGTGGAGCGGCGGCTCGATTACGAGCTGCGCATCATTGACAGCATGGGGTTCAGCGATTATTTTCTGATCGTCTGGGACTTCATCCGCTTCGCGCATGAGCGGGGCATCGCCACCGGCCCGGGCCGGGGTTCCTCCGCAGGCAGTCTGGTCGCCTATGTGCTGCGGATTACGGACGTCGATCCGATCGCATACGATCTGCTGTTCGAGCGGTTTTTGAACCCGGAGCGCGTCACGATGCCGGATATCGATATCGACTTCAGCGACGTGCGCCGGGACGAAGTGATCGATTATGTCGTGCAAAAGTACGGCAAGGAGCATGTCGCGCAAATCATCACGTTCGGTACGATGGCGGCGAAGGCCGCCGTTCGCGACGTCGGACGCGTGCTGAACATGCCGTACAACGAGGTGGACAGGGCGGCGAAGCTTATTCCGCACCACCTCGGCGTAACGCTGCAGGAGGCGCTGCAATACAGTCCCGAGCTGAAGGTTTTGTCCGAGAAGCATCCGAAAACGGCGGAATTGCTCGAGATCGCGATGAAGGTGGAAGGCATGCCTCGTCACGCCTCCACGCACGCCGCCGGCGTGATTATTTCCCGCGAGCCTTTGACCCAGTATGTGCCGCTTCAGGAAGGCAATGAGCAGACGGCGCTGACGCAGTACCCGATGGAGCATTTGGAAGCGATCGGGCTTCTGAAGATGGATTTTCTCGGGCTGCGAACGCTTTCTATTATAGAAAGAACGCTGTTTTGGATCCGCGAGCAGTACGGCACGAAGATCGACTTCCAGCGGATACCGATGGACGACGACCCTGCCACCTATGCGCTGCTCAGCCATGGCGATACGACGGGGATATTCCAGCTCGAATCCCCGGGCATGCGGCGGGTGCTGAAAGATTTGAAGCCCTCGGCGTTTACGGACATCATCTCCGTGCTTGCGCTGTACCGGCCGGGTCCGATGGAATTCATCCCGAAATATATCGCCTGCAAGCACGGACAGCAGCAGGTGGAGTTCCCCCACCCGGAGCTTGCTTCGATTCTCGGCGATACGTACGGCATCATCGTTTACCAGGAGCAGATCATGCAGATCGCTTCGAAAATGGCCGGCTTCAGCCTCGGCGAAGCCGATCTGCTGCGCCGGGCGGTGAGCAAAAAGAAACGCGAGGTGCTTGACGAGCAGCGCGCGCATTTCGTGGGCGGCAGCACCCGGCAAGGTTACTCCGAAGAGGACGCGAACAAGGTATACGACATGATCGTGCGCTTCGCCGATTACGGCTTTCCGAAGGCGCACGCGACGGCCTACGGCGTGCTTGCTTTCCAGACGGCGTATCTGAAGGCGCATTACCCGGTGCAGTTTATGGCGTCGATGCTGACGGCGGTTCTCGGCAGCCACCATAAGGTAGCGGAATATGTCGACGAATGCCGTCGAATGGACATCGCCGTGCTGCCTCCGGATATCAACGAAAGCCGCGATGTATTCACGCCGGTGATGCAGACAGGCCGGGATTTTGGGCCGGAGGGGAAGCCGCTTATGTCCGCAGGCGCCGAGAGTCCGTCCGGAGCGGACGCGGCTCCGGTGGATGCTGTTCATGGGAACGTACATTCCCGTGAGAGGGCTAGCGATGCATCCGCCGCCGAAAACGTGGACGCTTCAGCCGGCGCTGCCGCGGCAAACGCCAGAGCGATCCGCTTCGGGCTCGCCGCGATCAAAAACGTCGGCACGCATGCGATCGAGTCGATTTTGCAGGAGCGGCAGATCGGACCGTTCGAGAGCCTGCTCGACTTTTGCCGCCGGGTCGATCTGCGCGTGTGCAACAAGCGGGTGATCGAATCGCTCATTCAGGCCGGCGCGTTCGATTCGCTGCCCGGCCACCGGGCGCAGCTTCTCAGCATGCTGGAGGAAACGATCGAAGCCGCCGTCAAGTGGCGCAAGGAGCGAGACGACCTGCAGCTGTCGCTGCTCGGTTTTACCGAGGAGGTCAACTGGGAGGTCGAGTACCCGGAGGTGGCGCCGCTCACTTTATCGCAGCAGCTGGAACTGGAGCGGGAGCTGCTCGGCCTGTACATTTCCGGCAGCCCTCTGGACGACTATGCGGAGCTGATCGATGAGCTCGAGGCGGAGCCGATCCATTACCTGATCGAGCTGCCCGATCATAGCGACGTAGCCGTGGCGGGCATGGTCGTTTCGTGCAAGACGATCGTCACAAAAAAAGGCCAGCCGATGGCGTTTATCGAGCTCGAGGACCGCATCGCCAAAACGGAGGTCGTGCTGTTCCCGGAAACGTGGAAGCGGTACGCGCCGCTCGTACAAAAAGGCAGCCTGGTGTACATTCGCGCCAAGCTGCAGCACGGCGACGAGGACGTCAAGCTGCTCGCCGACCTGGTGATCATGCTGAACGATCCGGAGCTGAAGGAAAAAGCGAAGCGGTTCGTGCCTTCATCCGCAGGAGGGCGATTCGGCGGAAGCGGGGCCGGCGGGGGCCGGCCGGCGGCAGCGGCGGGCCGTACCGCGGCCGCTGCGGGGCAGCCGCAGCGGGCTGCGGAGCCGCACGCGGCCGGGGGGCAGCCGGCGAGTACCCGCAACGCCGGCGCCCGGCCGGCGGAAGTGCGCCCGGCAGGCGCGCAGCCCGGAGGCGGGCGCGCGGCGGAGAGGCGCGGTGGCGCGGATGCGCCTGCGGCGGTGGCGCGAGCGGCAGGTGCGCACCCCGGCGGCGGGCGCGCTGCCGAAGCGCAACCCGCCGCCGCTCCGCGCGTGAGCGGCTCCGTGGGCGCTCCCGGCCCTGCCGCGGGCCCGGCAAATCCGGCTGGGGCCGCATCGCCGGCCGCGCGGACAGGAACCGCGGCACGCGCGAAAACGAGCCAGCGCGTGTTTATCAAAATCTCCGCAGGCCGCGAGCAGCCTGCGGTGTTGGAGGAGCTTAAGGCGCTGCTCCTCAAGTCGAAAGGGCCGCTCACGGTCGCATTGTACTACGAAAGCAGCCAGAAAACGATCGGACTGAGCGATTCTTACGCGGTGAGACCGTCCCCGGAGCTTTTTGGCGAAATTGAAAAATTGCTCGGTAAAGATACTGTAAAGGTGAAATAA